The proteins below come from a single Octopus sinensis linkage group LG10, ASM634580v1, whole genome shotgun sequence genomic window:
- the LOC118765109 gene encoding uncharacterized protein LOC118765109, protein MDMDNEFVNNVKTETEVNDEKSRTNLEGYNQDISVKSTVIGQPSTTMEINGNVSTEACQLQDTLYTESNTTDTSYPNALSNVESNSLQSALNEAMDSQIYVPVVNNTFSELADGSNSDGVSFKPENIEEVKLMNTSSAKCDTESGEVIQDAILIDQKQSSVELSENIFPVVTDTHVLNSEESQEDITGNLTNLSEGDLNFRTGVEGVCGSYTETEVAPDYIHVSSQKVAEFSTEPTCEKVEELEENLKNISTSASSCFEEIGNVENVNSEIIEKPSVFSVGDADSSQEILEEKPEVVSFNQFTLKTETIGGDKILEERTTVEITEELDVQNATVNNMTVSEHIEIVEKGNVETDGNIVGTPKDNDSTVLFEQVDVQVEEFGISTSSKPMMTSIEQSENFKMNIPNETETSFPEKCLPSRKIVVCLKTW, encoded by the exons atggaTATGGATAACGAATTTGTGAACAATGTTAAAACTGAGACCGAGGTAAATGATGAGAAGTCTAGGACAAATCTAGAAGGGTACAACCAGGATATTTCTGTTAAGTCAACCGTGATTGGACAACCAAGTACGACAATGGAAATCAATGGAAATGTTTCCACTGAAGCCTGCCAACTGCAGGACACACTGTATACAGAAAGTAATACAACAGACACTTCATATCCGAATGCCCTGTCTAATGTTGAATCTAATTCCTTACAATCGGCTTTGAACGAAGCGATGGATTCGCAAATTTATGTTCCTGTAGTTAACAACACTTTCAGCGAATTAGCTGATGGAAGCAACAGTGATGGGGTTAGTTTTAAACCAGAAAATATCGAAGAAGTAAAACTTATGAATACATCGTCGGCGAAATGTGACACAGAATCTGGTGAGGTCATTCAGGATGCCATTTTAATAGATCAGAAACAAAGTTCAGTAGAgttgtctgaaaatatttttcctgtaGTAACTGATACACACGTGCTTAATTCTGAGGAATCACAGGAAGATATCACAGGAAATCTTACTAACTTATCAGAAG GTGATTTGAATTTCCGCACTGGCGTCGAAGGTGTATGTGGTTCATACACCGAAACAGAAGTTGCTCCTGATTATATCCATGTTTCGTCTCAGAAAGTAGCAGAGTTTTCTACAGAACCTACATGTGAAAAAGTTGAAGAACTCGAAGAGaatctgaaaaatatttcaacatctGCATCATCTTGTTTTGAAGAAATAGGAAATGTTGAAAATGTTAATTCCGAAATAATTGAAAAACCGTCCGTATTTTCTGTTGGAGATGCCGATAGCTCACAGGAAATCCTTGAAGAGAAACCTGAAGTCGTTTCTTTTAATCAATTTACattaaaaactgaaacaattGGAGGAGACAAAATATTAGAAGAGAGAACAACTGTGGAAATAACTGAAGAATTAGATGTGCAAAACGCAACTGTAAACAATATGACAGTATCAGAACACATTGAGATTGTCGAGAAAGGAAACGTGGAAACCGATGGTAATATTGTTGGGACACCCAAAGATAATGATTCTACCGTTTTATTTGAACAAGTTGACGTACAGGTCGAAGAATTTGGAATTTCTACTTCATCAAAACCGATGATGACTTCTATCGAACAATCTGAAAATTTTAAGATGAATATTCCAAATGAAACGGAAACATCGTTTCCCGAGAAATGTCTTCCGTCCAGGAAGATAGTGGTTTGCTTGAAAACATGGTAG